The sequence gtcggagtcgactcgtactgatcaggagtcgactcgagcccgtgccagtgatcctgatacgcttggagtcgactcgtaatactctggagtcgactcgagtctcagactttggttcaaactgacttcttaacttatccaaaatattatgaaccaagtctagacccacttagacaagattttcactgaaacactcaattgaattcattagtaacataatatatactcaaatgctttgagctcatcaaaatcaatttaatcaatcactccacatctaTCATTCTTGTAAtcagtgcatccatgatgtgattcaactttagaaatcctatgactcttcacaaggattaccctggccaaggttttgctaaattgaacacaaaacattatctcctgtttctagGAGAGGTCAATTCTATCTTGACTCACGCACCGATTTctcaagtacttgactgcacccagtaaccttccgtcccagaattagaaattttgttagtccggtactaaagtactgtgagttgcttgctaatcactgtggtgatctcaggtctgagggatatttatatctatatccactcggaacatctttcGATAGTAGagtgttccggaattggtcacgttcagtgaaatgtactcctacacttcacctgtgtgacatatcagtgtctccacactccttggttaagaggacaaccaacgtatatgtctcacaacgacctaatctcgataatgctgtcgtcctagtaacaatatatcatttggtcgcgaacaggtttaaggacttgaagataaatcctcctttattgtaaaataagtcctaaagatttcatcatataagagtttatttgaagatgttcaataaaatgatgaataatgccaaataacactttattaatttgtcaattcattttccAAATTTACCCATCAACACGCTGACGATTGACacttaggatataatttccaacaaaaagatcatATTGAGTCGGTAAATCGGTGTTTGTATCAACAAGTATTGTTATGAAAATACAACATAAAACCGTATCCAAGGCGCcgcattttaaaactttacaCTCTCAGATTTATAGCTACGACCGTACTTAACTCCCACGACAGGGATCATAGGCCAGTTATTCTCCTTCCCCCCTCTGGCAGGGTCCCATACGCTCAGTTATtcttacccactggcgggggccaTCCATAGCATCTAAGAGTCCATAAGTAGTACTTTTTATAAATGGTACTCATAGGTAGAGTGCAAATTCTTAAATAACTAATCTCATGCTTATGCCACAAGTACTATCATGATTCATGTAGTTCATAATTTAGAAGgtataaataatactttatgaGTTTAATAAGCAAGGCATATTCATGATCTATAAGACAATAAGATTAGGGCAGGGTACTTACATACTTATGATCTATAACCGAATTGCATAGAGTATAAGATTAAAACAAGCTACTTACTTTTTTTTCACAAATCATATACACAattaaaattgcatgaataataCTTGTTCATATTATAAAATGTGATACATGATCtataataagattaagacatgTTACTTACAGAAATTTGTTTTCCAATTTCTTACGTCCGGGTAGCAAATCCGTGATCACCTAAATTAATAACATAGGGATCATATTATTCCCTATTTATTTCATAAGTTTATCATAATATGAATTCACTTGTTTTGATCCCATCTAAAGATCTGGctcaagtccaatttacccaatttgGAGCCCTTGGGCTCGATTTAGAACCACATTGGGTTCACGTAGGTCAATTGGgcttttaattaaaggattgggctTGAGTAATGGTCAACCTGTGGCCAATTTGGTCTCCAATTAATTGATTGGTCCTGATTTGAACTCAACTAGGTCTGATGAGACCAACTCAGCATAATTGGGCTCGGACGGGACTCAATTGGGttcgaatttaatccaattTACTCAATTGGGCCCGTTCGGACTCAGCTCAGTTTAATTAGGTTCGAACCCGACTCAATTGGGttcgaatttaatccaattTACTTAATTGGGTCCATTCGAACTCAGCACAGTTTAATTAGGTCTGGACCCGACTCAATTGGGCTTGGATTTAGCCCGATTCATTCAATTGTGGTTCActcagacttagcccaatctaattgggctcgggttcaggTCTAATTGGCCTGCATGGACCAATTGGGTCTTTTTATTTGGCTTAATTAGAGTGGTCTAGTGTTTGGGCTGAGCCTAATAAATTGATTTTaaattgggttcggacccaaTTGGGACTGCACTTAGCCCAATTTAAGGCTAGCCCAATTCAGATCCTAGGTTCGCTGGGGTTCAGCCCAAATTGATCGGGCTTGgcttagtcaaatttggctaagccCAATAACCCTTTATTAGGCCTAGCGGGTTTTTGGACCCGAACCCGGATCCGACCCGTTATACCGGACACGTTAAGGGTCCCTTGGTTCCAGAGGCTTCCCGCCTTTCCCGCTCCCCCTTTTCTAccgaaaaccctaaaccctttcttccttcttcttctccggccGAAAGGAACCTCCGGCCTTCTCCTCCCCTCCTTCCTTTCCCTTGTTTTCCCCCCGACCTCCCTTGCTTTCCTCTCTCCGTGCCACCGGGGGGTGAGCCTCTCGGCTCCCGCCGAGAGACGTCTCCCACCTCGGAGCTGCAGAAGGAACCGGGTCAGGGGCCCTGGACCTCCTAAGTGACGCCGGAAGAGTTGAACAGGGTCCCCGAGTTAGGGACCGTCGCCTTCGGGCCCCCCTAAGGAGGCCGACACTTCCTCGGCCTGCGGCCGCTCCGGCATCTGCGGCCAAGGGGTGCACCTTCACAGGGTGGAAGCAGCAGGAGAGGGAGGGGCTAAACCCTCATCTACTCCGACCACGGCGAAGAAAAGCCGCCGTCCGAGGATGAAGCTTTAAGGTCCGGtaagtaaaatttttattttttgtttatttattttcttctttcttccctttcttcttttcttttcctttttctttccttcttccttctagGGTGGCGCCACCACCTCCTCGCCGGGAAGAGGTGGGGCATCGGCTGGAGGCCTGGTGGCCCTGCGGCCGTGCGGCGGCCCTGTGGCCTGGACCTGGTGCCCTAGGGCAACCGCGGCCGGGCCTGCGGTGCCCTACGTGCCCGGAGGCCGAGCCCAGTTGGGCTCGGCCCGGATGGGCACTGGGCCTGGACCGGGCCTAGTTGGGCTCGGCCCAGCTTAGTTGGGCTTGAGCCGTGGGTGGATTCAGGGGGGTGTCCCATGTCCTCTTTCTTCCCTCCTCTGCCACGGCCACTTTCTCCTCTCCCTTGTTTCTTGCTGAAACAGTGGAGAGGGGCGTCCCGGGTAGAGGTCCCCGACCCTCACGGTGACCTGGATTGTCAGCGCGTAACCCATTTGTTTCCTTGTACACctaatttcccttttttttccccctctaaaatataattattttatctttttatccaagattttcttttcataatccTCATCTACTAATGGAAGCGATAAAATCCAGGTCCTCCCTGAATTAGCAAAGGTCAGGACTAGACTCCCTCTTTCTAAGGAGCATTCTCAGATATGGCGGAGGGGTTGACAGTTGGAAATTGGTACGGTTCTACTATTATTCGTAAGTTGGTCGACGCCGCCCGCTCCATTGAAGAGGCAGACCATTTCGATTCAAAGATTCAGGTTATGCTGCGTGAACTACAGTCTGCCCTTGGAGGCAGCCAAGCTTTGATCAGTGATCCTGAGAGAGGGCTGGCAAGTGACCCTGCCCAGTCCGTATTGCTGGGGCAACTCAGAGATGCTTGCTATGAGGCGGACGACTTGCTGGACAAATTTCACTTAAGAATCCTTTCCACGAAGATGAACCGTGACAAGAAGGTGCGGTGCATTCCATCCTGTTTTATGTATTTCAAGAATTTAGTTTCGCTCCGTGATGACCTTCAAAACTTAAAGAATCTTGTGGGAGAACTTCAAGGAATTTCTAATGGTGTCAGGCGTATTTACATGTTAGTTGACAAAACTAATGGGCGGATAGGTTGTAGCAAAAAGCGGATGGTCAACTTCGAGACGACGTCCATTCCACCGGACAGAATTATTGGGCgtgagaaggagaaagaagagatAGTAAGCATATTGTTGAGTTCAGGTGATGGGGTCGATGTCCTTCCATTAGTAGGCATGGGGGGGGTTGGCAAAACAACTCTTGCACAACTTGTTTACAACGACGAGAGAGTGAAGATGCATTTCGACGCAAGAGCCTGGTGTTATGTATCTGCTGATTTTGACATCGAAAGGATTTCAAAGCAGCTTTTGTACTTCCTGTCAGATGATCTCTCCGATACTATTTCTGATATGGAAACCAGTTTTGTGAAACTTGAGCATGCTATGTCAAACAAGAAACTTTTTCTTGTCCTTGATGATGTGTGGGATGACACACCTGACCACTGGGACATGATGCGCCACTTCTTATTTGCACGCGGTGCAAGAGGGGGCAAGGTTTTGGTAACAACTCGAAGTGCACACGTTGCTGCTCTTATGGGTACTATCAGCCCTATAATGGTAGGATGTCTATCAGAGGATGAGTGCTGGGCCCTTATTCGGCGTTTATCATTTTGTTATAAGAATCTAGAGCATGAGgaatggaagaacttggagccTATTGGTATGCAAATATGTAGAAAGATTGGAGGTTTGCCATTAGCAGCATTGTTGGTAGGGACTCTATTACGAACCAACGAGGATGAGATGTCCTGGAGAAGAATGTTGGAAGGTGAAGAATGGTGGGAGAAAGGTATTTCTCCAGGAGGGCTCTTGCCAACTCTCATGTTGAGCTATCAACACCTAAATGATGATTTGAGACAATGCTTTTCTTACTGTTCCATTTTCCCTCGGGGATACATGTTCGAGAAACATAAATTAGTCCAGATGTGGCTAGCACAGGGTTACATTAAACTAGATGACGGAGAGGAAATGACAGTGACACTGGAGGATGTTGGGAGCGGATGGTTTGATCAACTAATGTATAAGTCTTTCTTTCAACCTGCAGAGGAAAACAGATATGCAATGCATGAGTTGATGCACGATTTGGCAGCATCTCTCTCTTTGGATGATTGCTTTGTAGTTGAAGATGAGTCACGAGATATTCCATGGACGGTTCGCCACTTCGGTGTTAGGACTGATAAATTGGAGGTGCTCAAGGaaatgataaaatataaaaggTTGCGTACCCTTTTGTTCTTTGGCAAATATGATTTGCATGAAttttctagggtttttgaaGACATGTTCATATTTCTGAAGGACCTGCGGGTGCTGGACCTATCTTCAACTCCCATAAAAAAGCTACCAGATTCTTTCGGTGGCTTATTGCATCTCCGGTACCTAGACATTTCTAACACCAAAATCAGACTGCTTCCTACATCTTTTTCTAGGCTTCGCAATCTGCAAGTGCTGGATTTGCGAGGATGCCACTTTCAGGAGTTACCGAAAGGCATGAGCAAATTAATCAACCTGCGATATTTGTATGGCGATTCTGAAATTGTTTCTCTAATAGAGCGGATTGGAGAACTAACTAATCTCCATTACATAGAGGAATTTCCTGTCAGACAGAAGAGGGGGCATGGAATAGGAGAGTTAGAAAACTTGATGAATCTTCGAAGGATTTCAATTAAGAATCTTGAGAATGTCAAAACTAAGGAGGAGGCCAAGAAGGCTAAgttgaagaataaaaagaaCCTCAAGGCATTGCAGCTAGAATGGAAATGGAGTTCTCCAACAAGAAACCGGCCTGATGGGCAGGAAGAGGTACTTGAAGGGCTCAAACCACATTACAGCCTTAGGGAGCTCAGCA is a genomic window of Phoenix dactylifera cultivar Barhee BC4 chromosome 4, palm_55x_up_171113_PBpolish2nd_filt_p, whole genome shotgun sequence containing:
- the LOC103710156 gene encoding putative disease resistance protein RGA3, with protein sequence MAEGLTVGNWYGSTIIRKLVDAARSIEEADHFDSKIQVMLRELQSALGGSQALISDPERGLASDPAQSVLLGQLRDACYEADDLLDKFHLRILSTKMNRDKKVRCIPSCFMYFKNLVSLRDDLQNLKNLVGELQGISNGVRRIYMLVDKTNGRIGCSKKRMVNFETTSIPPDRIIGREKEKEEIVSILLSSGDGVDVLPLVGMGGVGKTTLAQLVYNDERVKMHFDARAWCYVSADFDIERISKQLLYFLSDDLSDTISDMETSFVKLEHAMSNKKLFLVLDDVWDDTPDHWDMMRHFLFARGARGGKVLVTTRSAHVAALMGTISPIMVGCLSEDECWALIRRLSFCYKNLEHEEWKNLEPIGMQICRKIGGLPLAALLVGTLLRTNEDEMSWRRMLEGEEWWEKGISPGGLLPTLMLSYQHLNDDLRQCFSYCSIFPRGYMFEKHKLVQMWLAQGYIKLDDGEEMTVTLEDVGSGWFDQLMYKSFFQPAEENRYAMHELMHDLAASLSLDDCFVVEDESRDIPWTVRHFGVRTDKLEVLKEMIKYKRLRTLLFFGKYDLHEFSRVFEDMFIFLKDLRVLDLSSTPIKKLPDSFGGLLHLRYLDISNTKIRLLPTSFSRLRNLQVLDLRGCHFQELPKGMSKLINLRYLYGDSEIVSLIERIGELTNLHYIEEFPVRQKRGHGIGELENLMNLRRISIKNLENVKTKEEAKKAKLKNKKNLKALQLEWKWSSPTRNRPDGQEEVLEGLKPHYSLRELSITGYDGIFYPYWMAGNHYPLINLVHIHLRHCHRWENLPSFGQLPCLRILHFENMPALTRIGDQFYGNVDVVFPSLEQLTFLELKNLREWSEIDSHQSFPRLRKIQIKDCRSLTKCPFLSIHSSVEELVINNCGDLGIALPGCLQSFTSLTLLMISHYHHKTYISLSNIKALEKLHLEDCPELRMPGGLHSLANLKKLHIEGCPMLNVSSLPKQPDMEKGLQSLTDVCMDDSILLNDGWALLGSLPSLRILNFQHFNHLGYFSKEQELWFHQLTSIQELGISNCRSLEHLPADLSTLLSLKKLSITNCPKIMSLPENGLPISLKDLQISGCPALEERCSKVGPDRIKIAHIPRVRVTDAVTMKT